One window of Vitis riparia cultivar Riparia Gloire de Montpellier isolate 1030 chromosome 5, EGFV_Vit.rip_1.0, whole genome shotgun sequence genomic DNA carries:
- the LOC117914113 gene encoding calmodulin-like protein 11, producing the protein MADVLSEEQIVEFKEAFCLFDKDGDGCITVEELATVIRSLDQNPTEEELQDMIREVDADGNGSIEFAEFLNLMAKKVKETDAEEELKEAFKVFDKDQNGYISATELRHVMINLGEKLTDEEVEQMIREADLDGDGQVNYDEFVKMMMTA; encoded by the exons ATGGCAGATGTGCTAAGCGAGGAGCAGATTGTAGAGTTCAAGGAAGCTTTTTGTCTCTTTGACAAAGATGGAGATG GCTGCATTACCGTGGAAGAATTGGCGACGGTGATTCGGTCGTTGGATCAGAATCCCACCGAGGAAGAGCTTCAGGACATGATAAGAGAAGTGGACGCTGATGGAAATGGGAGCATAGAGTTCGCGGAGTTCCTCAACTTAATGGCCAAGAAAGTAAAg GAAACAGACGCAGAAGAGGAGCTTAAAGAAGCCTTCAAAGTTTTTGACAAGGATCAAAATGGTTACATCTCAGCCACTGAG TTGAGGCATGTGATGATAAATCTAGGGGAAAAGCTAACTGATGAGGAGGTGGAGCAGATGATCAGAGAGGCCGACTTGGACGGTGATGGGCAGGTTAACTACGATGAGTTtgtgaagatgatgatgacCGCCTAG
- the LOC117914735 gene encoding 2-methyl-6-phytyl-1,4-hydroquinone methyltransferase, chloroplastic-like, giving the protein MASVMLSGAESLKPIRAIAPSGIGSAGSDFPKRFSSQKGLVCYTRNPRTRTIAPKCSLSSSRPVSQPRFIQHKQEAFWFYRFLSIVYDHIINPGHWTEDMRDEALEPADLYDRKMTVVDVGGGTGFTTLGIVKHVDAKNVTILDQSPHQLAKAKEKEPLKECRIIEGDAEDLPFPTDYADRYISAGSIEYWPDPQRGIREAYRVLKIGGKACIIGPVYPTFWLSRLFADLWMLFPKEEEYIEWFRKAGFKNVQIKRIGPKWYRGVRRHGLIMGCSVTGEKPFTGDSPLQLGPKVEDVKKPVNKFVFLSRLILGAIAGAYFVLIPIYMWLKDKIVPKGWPI; this is encoded by the exons ATGGCTTCTGTAATGCTCAGTGGAGCTGAGAGTCTTAAACCCATTAGGGCCATAGCCCCCAGTGGGATAGGATCAGCGGGGTCCGATTTTCCTAAGAGATTTTCGTCCCAAAAGGGTCTAGTGTGTTATACTAGGAATCCCAGAACCAGAACAATAGCACCCAAATGCAGTTTATCTTCCTCGAGGCCTGTTTCTCAGCCTAGGTTCATCCAACACAAGCAAGAGGCGTTCTGGTTCTATAGATTCCTGTCCATAGTATATGATCATATCATAAACCCTGGACACTGGACTGAGGATATGCGGGATGAGGCACTCGAGCCTGCTGATCTTTATGATAGGAAAATGACGGTGGTTGATGTCGGAGGCGGGACTGGGTTCACTACTCTAGGCATAGTTAAGCATGTGGATGCAAAAAATGTCACTATTCTGGACCAATCCCCTCACCAGCTTGCCAAGGCTAAGGAGAAGGAGCCTTTGAAGGAATGCAGGATAATTGAAGGTGATGCAGAGGATCTCCCATTTCCAACTGATTATGCAGATAGATATATCTCTGCTGGAAG TATTGAGTACTGGCCAGATCCACAGCGTGGCATTAGGGAGGCTTACAGAGTACTGAAAATCGGTGGAAAAGCCTGTATAATTGGCCCCGTGTACCCTACCTTTTGGTTGTCTCGTCTCTTTGCAGATTTGTGGATGCTCTTCCCAAAGGAGGAAGAGTACATTGAATGGTTTCGAAAGGCTGGTTTCaaaaatgttcaaataaaaagaattggTCCGAAATGGTACCGTGGTGTTCGGCGGCATGGCTTGATTATGGGATGCTCTGTGACAGGTGAAAAGCCTTTTACAGGGGACTCTCCCCTACAG CTTGGCCCAAAAGTGGAAGATGTAAAGAAGCCGGTGAATAAATTTGTGTTCCTTTCGCGGCTCATTCTTGGTGCAATTGCAGGAGCCTACTTTGTGCTGATTCCAATTTACATGTGGCTCAAAGATAAAATTGTTCCAAAAGGTTGGCCTATCTAA